Genomic segment of Sulfitobacter faviae:
CAGAAGGTCGGGAGAAACCAAATGATCCAGATGCAGACCAACCTGGATGTTGCTGACAACAGCGGCGCGCGCCGTGTTCAGTGCATCAAGGTCCTGGGTGGTTCCAAGCGTAAATACGCGTCCGTCGGCGATATCATCGTCGTGTCGGTCAAGGAAGCCATCCCGCGTGGTCGTGTGAAAAAGGGCGACGTCCGCAAGGCCGTCGTCGTTCGCACCGCCAAAGAAGTTCGTCGTGAAGATGGCACCGCTATCCGCTTCGACCGCAACGCCGCTGTTATCCTGAATAACAACAACGAACCCGTCGGCACCCGTATCTTCGGGCCGGTCGTTCGTGAGCTGCGCGCGAAGAACTTCATGAAAATCATCTCGCTCGCTCCGGAGGTGCTGTAATCATGGCTGCTAAACTTCGCAAAGGTGACAAGGTCATCGTCCTGTCCGGCAAGGACAAAGGCAAGACGGGCACCATCTCGTCCGTTGACCCCAAGTCGAACAAGGCCATCGTTGACGGCGTGAAAATCGCCATCCGCGCCACGCGCCAGACACAGACATCTCAAGGCGGCCGCATCCCCAAGGCGATGCCGATCGACCTGAGCAACCTCGCACTGGTGGATGCCAATGGCAAAGCCACCCGCGTGGGTTTCAAAATCGAAGGCGACAAGAAAGTGCGCTTTGCCAAGACCACGGGGGACGTGATCGATGCTTGATACCGCAACCTACACACCCCGCCTTCAGGCCGAATACCGCGAGAGGATCCGCGCCGCCCTGAAAGAGGAATTCGGCTACAAGAACGACATGATGATCCCCAAGCTGGACAAGATCGTTCTGAACATCGGCTGCGGAGCCGAAGCCGTGCGCGACAGCAAAAAAGCCAAGTCGGCTCAGGAAGACCTGACCGCGATTGCGGGCCAGAAGGCTCTGACAACCGTGGCCAAG
This window contains:
- the rplN gene encoding 50S ribosomal protein L14 — translated: MIQMQTNLDVADNSGARRVQCIKVLGGSKRKYASVGDIIVVSVKEAIPRGRVKKGDVRKAVVVRTAKEVRREDGTAIRFDRNAAVILNNNNEPVGTRIFGPVVRELRAKNFMKIISLAPEVL
- the rplX gene encoding 50S ribosomal protein L24 gives rise to the protein MAAKLRKGDKVIVLSGKDKGKTGTISSVDPKSNKAIVDGVKIAIRATRQTQTSQGGRIPKAMPIDLSNLALVDANGKATRVGFKIEGDKKVRFAKTTGDVIDA